Proteins from one Puntigrus tetrazona isolate hp1 chromosome 10, ASM1883169v1, whole genome shotgun sequence genomic window:
- the npy8ar gene encoding neuropeptide Y receptor Y8a, whose amino-acid sequence MEASATSDNISNTSAGLGQRTWVESNVCPPSVSGTTLLIVAYSTVIAVGLVGNTCLVFIISRQKEMRNVTNILIANLSCSDILMCVVCLPVTVIYTLMDRWILGETLCKVTPFVQCMSVTVSIFSLVLIALERHQLIIHPTGWTPAAGHSYLAVAVTWMVACFISLPFLSFNILTNAPFQNLSLPFNPFSDHVICMELWPSERNRLAYTTSLLLFQYCLPLLLILLCYLRIFLRLRRRKDMVEQATEARQRKARGAQRVNAMLVVIVVAFALCWLPLNVFNTIFDWYHQVLPSCQHDVIFSACHLTAMASTCVNPVVYGFLNTNFQKELKATLQRCHCGWGVPETYESFPLSTVATDVTKVSSMQRGSLLRSEQCAHC is encoded by the coding sequence ATGGAGGCCTCTGCGACCTCAGACAACATCAGCAACACCTCAGCCGGGTTGGGCCAGAGAACATGGGTTGAATCCAATGTGTGCCCTCCTTCTGTGAGCGGCACGACCCTTCTGATCGTGGCCTACAGCACTGTTATTGCGGTGGGATTGGTGGGCAACACTTGTCTGGTCTTCATCATATCCAGACAGAAGGAGATGAGGAACGTCACCAACATCCTCATTGCCAATCTCTCCTGCTCCGACATCCTCATGTGCGTGGTGTGCCTCCCTGTGACGGTCATCTACACACTCATGGACCGCTGGATCCTGGGCGAGACGCTGTGCAAGGTCACGCCGTTTGTGCAGTGCATGTCCGTCACAGTGTCCATCTTCTCGCTGGTCCTCATCGCGCTGGAGCGGCATCAGCTCATCATCCACCCCACCGGCTGGACGCCTGCCGCGGGCCATTCATACCTGGCCGTGGCGGTCACATGGATGGTGGCCTGCTTCATTTCCCTACCCTTCCTGTCCTTTAACATCCTCACTAATGCCCCATTCCAGAACCTCAGCCTTCCGTTCAACCCGTTCAGCGACCATGTGATTTGCATGGAGCTCTGGCCGTCTGAACGCAACCGTTTGGCGTACACCACTTCGCTTTTGCTTTTCCAATACTGCCTCCCCCTGCTTCTCATTCTACTCTGCTACTTGCGCATATTCCTTCGTCTACGCAGGCGGAAGGACATGGTGGAGCAAGCCACCGAGGCCCGGCAGAGGAAGGCACGGGGCGCTCAGCGTGTCAACGCCATGTTGGTGGTGATCGTGGTGGCTTTCGCCCTCTGCTGGCTCCCGCTCAACGTCTTCAACACCATCTTTGACTGGTACCATCAGGTGCTTCCTTCTTGCCAGCATGATGTCATTTTCTCGGCCTGCCACCTCACGGCAATGGCATCTACTTGTGTGAACCCGGTGGTGTATGGTTTTCTCAACACCAACTTCCAGAAGGAGCTGAAGGCGACGCTCCAGCGCTGCCACTGCGGCTGGGGTGTTCCAGAGACCTACGAGAGCTTCCCGCTTTCGACGGTGGCCACCGACGTCACCAAGGTGTCGTCCATGCAGCGAGGCTCTCTCTTGAGATCGGAACAGTGCGCTCACTGCTAA